A section of the Triticum dicoccoides isolate Atlit2015 ecotype Zavitan chromosome 7A, WEW_v2.0, whole genome shotgun sequence genome encodes:
- the LOC119327401 gene encoding protein DMP3-like, protein MAAAPSASAVSVRQRTAAAASPLLQDQQQEKHEAVDPVPPPPPRSTLYQALTSTASLANLLPTGTVLAFQLLAPTFTNHGACDATTALLTRILLAVLALSCLLASFTDSLKGPDGRVYYGVATLRGLWLLDYPPGAPTPPDTSRYRLAPIDAVHAALSVAVFGVVAARDKNVVRCFYGPSPARETEQVLDIVPLGVGVLCSLLFVAFPTRRHGIGYPVTNGAAGSST, encoded by the coding sequence ATGGCAGCTGCTCCTTCTGCCTCTGCCGTTTCCGTCAGGCAGAGGACTGCCGCGGCAGCATCGCCGCTGCTCCAGGATCAGCAGCAAGAAAAGCATGAAGCTGTTGATCcggtgccaccgccgccgccgcgatcgACGCTGTACCAGGCGCTGacgtcgacggcgagcctggcCAACCTGCTCCCCACGGGCACGGTGCTGGCTTTCCAGCTGCTCGCGCCGACCTTCACCAACCACGGCGCctgcgacgccaccacggcgctgcTCACGCGGATCCTCCTCGCCGTCCTCGCGCTCTCCTGCCTCCTCGCCTCCTTCACCGACTCCCTCAAGGGCCCCGACGGCCGCGTCTACTACGGCGTCGCCACCCTCAGGGGCCTCTGGCTGCTCGACTACCCGCCCGGCGCGCccacgccgccggacacgtccaggtaCAGGCTGGCACCAATCGACGCCGTGCACGCGGCGCTGTCGGTGGCCGTGTTCGGGGTGGTGGCGGCCAGAGACAAGAACGTTGTGCGGTGCTTCTACGGCCCGTCGCCGGCGAGAGAGACGGAGCAGGTGCTGGACATCGTGCCGCTCGGCGTCGGCGTGCTCTGCAGCTTGCTCTTCGTCGCGTTCCCCACCAGGCGGCACGGCATCGGCTACCCTGTCACCAACGGCGCCGCTGGCAGCAGCACCTGA